One region of Pseudomonas sp. ABC1 genomic DNA includes:
- the cobN gene encoding cobaltochelatase subunit CobN: MHMLSALPGGYVEDASIITRLEQTPGEIVILSAADTTLALLAATCPAEDFPAVRLANLMHLRQHASIDLYLDEVLQHARLIVIDHLGGESYWPYGTEQVVSLCQRKGIALAMFSGDMHEDPNLLALSTIAADDCRQLWRYLREGGAGNARQFYRFIGERFFQRPWQALPPQTLPPVAIFHPEHDSASVSHWQAEWHAQAPCVLLVFYRAHLQAGNTEVFRALCEGLLRQGLNPLPLALLSLKDALCLDTLRQLCEQQQVALILNTTAFSHSAMDDPGDHALAGDIPVLQVVLSGGNRESWEADAHGLQPRDMAMHVALPEVDGRIISRAVSFKGSQGRDALTQCDVVQYQALADRLAFVCELASRWCRLRSLGNGDKRLALILANYPTREGRLGNGVGLDTPASVIGILQRLRDEGYAVEDIPEDGDALMRLLKQGITNDPDNWALRPAWQSLAMEDYLAFFDSLPEANRQAILQRWGAPQADPMLRQGRFMIAGLRLGRVFVGIQPARGYDLDEMANYHDPDLVPPHYYLAFYCWLRRRWAADAIVHVGKHGNLEWLPGKSVALSEQCWPDLVFGPMPHLYPFIVNDPGEGTQAKRRAQAVIIDHLMPPLTRAESYGVTRDLERLVDEFYDALTLDPRRAGLLRRQILELILAHNLHADLGLPPPEDEESEQRLLNRTDTYLCELKESQIRDGLHIFGQSPQQRLLRDTLLALARHPVGDGLGGNASLIRALAADLLPASPFDPLDAIWGEPWLGERPEALLALSGQAWRTLGDTRERLELLALHLLEQELPVGTDWPQTAAVLARVEADLRPRLQACGEQELLQLCRGLAGRFVPPGPSGAPSRGRPDVLPTGRNFFSVDTRMIPTPTAWALGEKSAALLVERFVQDNGDYPRSIGLSVWGTATMRTGGDDIAQAFALLGVRPKWAEGSYRVTDFEVLPQKRLDRPRVDVTLRVSGFFRDAFANVMQMFDAAVQRVAELDEADDFNPIRARIRQESGELQAAGMDAAQARRQAGFRIFGAKPGAYGAGLQGLMDSRNWQGDADLAEAYLNWGGYAYGQQAYGEVDREGFSRRLGQIQAVVQNQDNREHDLLDSDDYYQFQGGMSAAVRHLSGRQPAILFGDHSNPQAPRIRSLDEEVSRVMRARVTNPKWLDGVKRHGYKGAFEMAATVDYLFAYDATTGVVRDDQYASLSDAWLEDADTREFLQRHNPDALRDISERLLEAIQRGLWQEPGDYRQRIEQHLLDAEHTLEGGA, translated from the coding sequence ATGCACATGCTGTCAGCGTTGCCAGGTGGCTATGTCGAGGATGCGTCGATCATCACCCGACTGGAGCAGACGCCTGGCGAGATCGTCATTCTCAGCGCCGCCGACACCACCCTGGCACTGCTGGCGGCGACCTGCCCGGCCGAGGATTTCCCGGCCGTGCGTCTGGCCAATCTGATGCATCTGCGCCAGCACGCCTCCATCGATCTTTATCTGGATGAAGTGCTGCAACATGCGCGACTGATCGTCATCGACCATCTGGGCGGTGAGAGCTATTGGCCCTATGGCACCGAGCAAGTGGTCAGCCTGTGCCAGCGCAAGGGCATTGCCTTGGCGATGTTCTCCGGGGACATGCATGAAGACCCGAACCTGCTGGCGCTGAGCACCATTGCCGCTGACGACTGCCGCCAGTTGTGGCGCTACCTGCGCGAGGGTGGTGCCGGCAATGCGCGGCAGTTCTATCGCTTTATCGGCGAGCGTTTTTTCCAGCGTCCCTGGCAGGCATTGCCGCCACAGACGCTGCCACCCGTGGCGATCTTTCACCCGGAACACGACAGTGCCAGCGTCAGCCACTGGCAGGCTGAGTGGCATGCGCAGGCACCCTGCGTGTTGCTGGTGTTCTACCGGGCGCATTTGCAGGCAGGCAATACCGAAGTGTTTCGCGCGTTGTGCGAAGGCCTGCTGCGCCAGGGCCTGAACCCGTTGCCGCTGGCGCTGCTGTCGCTCAAGGATGCGCTGTGCCTGGACACCCTGCGGCAGTTGTGCGAACAGCAGCAGGTCGCCTTGATCCTCAACACTACGGCGTTCTCACACTCGGCCATGGACGATCCGGGCGACCATGCCCTGGCCGGCGATATACCGGTGTTGCAAGTGGTGCTGTCCGGCGGCAACCGCGAAAGCTGGGAAGCCGACGCCCATGGCCTGCAACCGCGCGACATGGCCATGCATGTGGCACTGCCCGAGGTGGACGGGCGCATCATCAGCCGGGCGGTCAGTTTCAAAGGCTCCCAGGGGCGCGATGCGCTGACCCAGTGTGACGTGGTGCAGTACCAGGCCCTGGCCGACCGCCTGGCATTCGTCTGCGAGCTGGCCAGTCGCTGGTGTCGCCTGCGCAGCCTGGGCAATGGCGACAAGCGCCTGGCGCTGATCCTGGCCAACTACCCGACCCGCGAAGGGCGCCTGGGCAACGGTGTCGGCCTGGATACGCCGGCCTCGGTGATCGGCATCCTGCAACGCCTGCGCGACGAGGGCTATGCGGTCGAGGACATCCCCGAGGATGGCGATGCGCTGATGCGTCTGCTGAAGCAGGGCATCACCAACGACCCGGACAACTGGGCGCTGCGCCCGGCCTGGCAGAGCCTGGCGATGGAGGATTACCTGGCCTTCTTCGACAGCCTACCGGAGGCCAACCGGCAAGCCATCCTGCAACGCTGGGGGGCGCCGCAGGCCGACCCGATGCTACGCCAGGGGCGCTTCATGATCGCCGGGCTGCGCCTGGGGCGGGTGTTCGTCGGTATCCAGCCGGCGCGTGGTTACGACCTGGACGAAATGGCCAACTACCACGATCCCGACCTGGTGCCGCCGCATTACTACCTGGCCTTCTATTGCTGGCTACGCCGGCGCTGGGCGGCGGACGCCATCGTGCATGTCGGCAAGCACGGCAACCTGGAGTGGCTGCCGGGCAAGAGCGTGGCCCTTAGTGAACAGTGCTGGCCGGACCTGGTGTTCGGGCCGATGCCGCACCTCTATCCCTTTATCGTCAACGACCCGGGCGAGGGTACCCAGGCCAAGCGCCGCGCGCAGGCGGTGATCATCGATCACCTGATGCCGCCACTGACCCGCGCCGAGAGCTATGGCGTAACCCGCGACCTGGAGCGGCTGGTCGACGAGTTCTACGATGCGCTGACCCTGGACCCCCGCCGCGCCGGGCTGCTGCGCCGGCAGATTCTCGAACTGATCCTCGCCCATAATCTGCATGCCGACCTTGGCTTGCCGCCGCCTGAGGACGAGGAAAGCGAGCAACGGTTGCTCAATCGCACCGACACCTACCTGTGCGAACTGAAGGAGAGCCAGATCCGCGATGGCCTGCATATCTTCGGCCAGTCGCCGCAGCAGCGGCTGCTGCGCGACACCTTGCTGGCACTGGCACGGCACCCGGTGGGCGATGGACTGGGCGGCAATGCCAGCCTGATCCGTGCGCTGGCCGCCGACCTGTTACCGGCGAGCCCCTTCGATCCACTGGATGCCATTTGGGGCGAACCCTGGCTGGGCGAGCGACCCGAGGCCTTGCTGGCGCTGTCCGGGCAAGCCTGGCGTACCCTTGGCGATACCCGAGAGCGCCTGGAACTGCTGGCGTTACACCTCTTGGAGCAGGAACTACCGGTTGGCACCGACTGGCCGCAAACGGCGGCGGTGCTGGCGCGTGTCGAGGCGGACCTGCGTCCACGCCTGCAAGCCTGTGGCGAGCAGGAACTGTTGCAGCTCTGCCGTGGCCTGGCCGGGCGCTTCGTGCCGCCCGGTCCCAGCGGCGCGCCGTCCCGGGGCCGCCCCGACGTGCTGCCGACCGGGCGCAATTTCTTCTCGGTGGACACGCGCATGATCCCCACGCCCACCGCCTGGGCGCTGGGCGAGAAGTCGGCGGCGCTGCTGGTCGAGCGCTTCGTGCAGGACAACGGTGACTACCCGCGCAGCATCGGCCTGTCGGTCTGGGGTACCGCCACCATGCGCACCGGTGGCGACGATATCGCCCAGGCCTTCGCCTTGCTCGGGGTGCGGCCGAAGTGGGCCGAGGGCAGCTACCGGGTGACCGACTTCGAGGTGTTGCCGCAGAAGCGCCTGGATCGCCCACGGGTGGATGTGACGCTGCGGGTCTCCGGCTTCTTCCGCGATGCCTTCGCCAATGTCATGCAGATGTTCGATGCAGCGGTGCAGCGAGTCGCCGAGCTGGACGAGGCGGACGACTTCAACCCGATCCGCGCGCGCATTCGCCAGGAAAGCGGCGAATTGCAGGCAGCGGGAATGGACGCGGCGCAAGCACGGCGCCAGGCCGGCTTCCGTATCTTCGGCGCCAAGCCGGGGGCTTATGGCGCCGGGTTGCAGGGGCTGATGGATTCGCGTAACTGGCAGGGCGATGCCGACCTGGCCGAGGCCTACCTGAACTGGGGCGGCTACGCCTATGGCCAGCAGGCCTATGGCGAGGTCGACCGTGAAGGGTTCTCTCGGCGACTGGGGCAGATCCAGGCGGTGGTGCAGAACCAGGACAACCGCGAACACGACCTGCTCGATTCCGACGACTACTACCAGTTCCAGGGCGGTATGAGCGCTGCCGTGCGCCATCTCAGCGGTCGCCAGCCGGCGATCCTGTTCGGCGACCACAGCAACCCGCAGGCGCCGCGTATCCGCAGCCTGGACGAGGAGGTCAGCCGGGTCATGCGCGCGCGGGTGACTAATCCGAAATGGCTGGACGGCGTCAAGCGCCACGGCTACAAGGGTGCCTTCGAGATGGCGGCGACGGTGGACTACCTGTTCGCCTACGACGCCACCACTGGCGTGGTGCGTGACGACCAGTACGCCAGCCTGAGCGACGCCTGGCTGGAGGATGCGGACACCCGTGAATTCCTCCAGCGACACAACCCGGATGCCCTGCGCGATATCAGCGAGCGCCTGCTGGAAGCCATCCAGCGCGGGCTTTGGCAGGAGCCGGGCGATTATCGACAACGCATCGAGCAGCACCTGCTGGATGCCGAACACACGCTGGAAGGTGGCGCATGA
- a CDS encoding ATP-binding protein: protein MTPHYPFAALHGQDELRLALLLVAIDPRIGGVLIEGPRGTAKSTSARALADLLPDGRLVNLPLGSSEEQLAGSLDIQAALRDGEVAFRPGLLARADGGVLYVDEVNLLADSLVDLLLDVCASGVNRIERDGISHQHAARIALVGTMNPEEGELRPQLLDRFGLLVRLGQGIEPEQRERIVRSRLQFDRDPQAFVAGYQAQQQALSERLAEARQRVATLEFGDALYRQVSQLCHGAGVEGVRADLVMLRAAAAHAAWQGRDEVREDDVSAVAELVLAHRRKHPPEPPADGGGQPPSASSSSTSGEGQSDADGDGDWGAMPPQTVAIQEPSTRQPRLEPAPAKKP, encoded by the coding sequence ATGACCCCGCATTATCCCTTTGCCGCCCTGCATGGCCAGGACGAACTGCGCCTGGCGCTGCTGCTGGTGGCCATCGACCCGCGTATCGGCGGCGTGCTGATCGAGGGGCCGCGCGGCACCGCCAAGTCCACCAGTGCGCGGGCGCTGGCGGACCTGTTGCCGGATGGGCGCCTGGTCAACCTGCCGCTGGGCAGCAGCGAGGAGCAACTGGCCGGCTCGCTGGATATCCAGGCCGCGCTGCGCGATGGCGAAGTGGCGTTCAGGCCCGGCCTGCTGGCGCGCGCCGATGGCGGTGTGCTCTACGTGGACGAGGTCAACCTGCTGGCCGACAGCCTGGTGGACCTGTTGCTGGATGTCTGTGCCAGTGGCGTCAACCGCATCGAGCGCGACGGTATTTCCCACCAGCATGCGGCGCGTATCGCCCTGGTCGGCACCATGAACCCGGAGGAGGGCGAGCTGCGCCCGCAACTGCTGGACCGCTTTGGCCTGTTGGTGCGTCTGGGGCAGGGGATCGAGCCGGAGCAGCGCGAGCGCATCGTGCGCAGCCGCTTGCAGTTCGATCGCGATCCCCAGGCCTTTGTCGCGGGCTACCAGGCGCAGCAGCAGGCGTTGAGTGAGCGCCTGGCCGAGGCGCGGCAACGGGTGGCGACGCTGGAGTTCGGTGATGCGTTGTATCGCCAGGTCAGCCAGTTGTGCCACGGCGCGGGTGTCGAGGGCGTGCGCGCGGACCTGGTGATGCTGCGCGCCGCCGCTGCCCATGCCGCCTGGCAGGGCCGGGACGAGGTGCGAGAAGACGATGTGTCGGCAGTGGCGGAGCTGGTGCTGGCGCACCGACGCAAGCACCCGCCAGAGCCACCGGCGGATGGCGGGGGGCAGCCGCCGTCCGCGTCGTCGTCCTCGACATCGGGTGAAGGTCAGTCCGACGCGGATGGTGACGGTGACTGGGGCGCCATGCCGCCGCAGACCGTAGCGATACAGGAGCCGTCGACACGGCAACCACGGCTGGAGCCCGCACCGGCAAAAAAGCCCTGA
- a CDS encoding magnesium chelatase: protein MRLHWPRTLLAKGQAALRPEHLRFRSVRGGARQLHCLLLDCSASMLRGDKLALAKGWLLHCAEDCYRQRADLLVIGFAGQRAWLIQAPRRASANSRGWIAPLGAGGGSPVDAALTLSEREIGNWRKRHPGGECGLWLLSDARFRQVPPCPDAADFHVVVDFENDSIALGRAERIAQTWQAEYVRAVLTS, encoded by the coding sequence ATGCGCCTGCACTGGCCTCGCACCCTGCTGGCCAAGGGCCAGGCGGCGTTGCGCCCGGAGCATCTGCGCTTTCGTTCGGTACGTGGCGGGGCCCGTCAATTGCATTGCCTGCTGCTGGACTGCTCCGCGTCCATGCTGCGTGGCGACAAGCTGGCTCTGGCCAAGGGCTGGCTGCTGCACTGCGCCGAGGATTGCTACCGGCAACGCGCCGACCTGCTGGTGATCGGCTTCGCCGGACAGCGCGCATGGCTGATCCAGGCACCAAGGCGGGCTTCTGCCAACAGCCGTGGCTGGATCGCACCATTAGGGGCTGGCGGCGGTTCGCCGGTGGATGCGGCGTTGACACTGTCTGAACGTGAGATCGGTAACTGGCGCAAACGTCATCCGGGGGGCGAGTGCGGCTTGTGGCTGCTCAGCGATGCGCGCTTTCGCCAGGTGCCGCCATGTCCTGACGCCGCCGATTTTCACGTGGTGGTGGATTTCGAGAACGACAGCATCGCTTTGGGGCGTGCCGAGCGGATCGCCCAGACGTGGCAGGCTGAGTACGTACGGGCTGTCTTGACCTCTTGA